Part of the Thermovirga sp. genome is shown below.
CCTTTGCCGCCGTCGCCCGGGAGGTCTCCTCGACCTTCACCTACCTGGGGAGCCAGTTCCGCGAGATGAAGGTGGACGAGATAATCCTGGCCGGCGACTTCGCCGCCCGGCAGGAGCTGAAAGAGGCCATCGAGGCCGTGACGGCCGTGCCCGTCACGGTGTCCGATCCCTGGAAGGAGTGGGGCATCGTGGGAGCGCCCGAGGAACGGGCCGGTTGGGAGGCCGCCCTGGGGCTGGCCCTGAGGAGCCTGCCATGAGCCTCAAACTCGACCTGCGGCCCATCGATTACATCGAGTCCGAGAGGAAACCGGTGCAGCTCAAGAGGACGGTGGCGCTGGTCCTCGTCGTCCTCTTCGTGGGCGTGTCGGCCGTCACGTTCATCTACGGCCTGGTGCTCTCCCGGTCCCTGAGGGCCGAGAGGATGGAGCTGGCGTCGAACATCGAAAGGATGCTTCAGCAGAGCGGCAAACTGGGCACGGAGCTGAAAAAGCAGCAGGCCCTCTACCAGGACTTCGGCAAGGCCCTGGTCCTGCTCCAGAAGGAACTGCCCTCGGTGGAGTTCCTGGGCGTCCTGGAGCGGACCCTGCCCCCCGGCGTGTGGCTCCAGAAGGCGGGCCTTTCCCCGGGGAAGGCGGCCCTGTCGGGCTTCGCCTACACGGAAAACGACGTGGTCTCCTTCGGCAGGGCCCTCTCGGAGGCCTCGGTGGTGAGTTCCGTGGGCTTCCCCGTCACGACCAGGGTCCGCCAGGAGAGCGGCGCCTCGGTGCGGTTTTCGCTGGACTGCGGCATCAGGGACATCATGTCCATCGCCCCCGGAAGGGACGAGCCCGCGGAGTTGGGGGAGGTGGCCTCCCGATGAGAGTTTTCGCGCTGCCCCGCAAGCGGGTCGTCCTGTCGCTCCTTGGGGTCCTGCTGGTCCTTTTCGTCCTGGTCGGGCAGGTCCTCTTCGCCCGGAGGGTGAACGAGGAGCGGAGGCTC
Proteins encoded:
- a CDS encoding PilN domain-containing protein, translating into MSLKLDLRPIDYIESERKPVQLKRTVALVLVVLFVGVSAVTFIYGLVLSRSLRAERMELASNIERMLQQSGKLGTELKKQQALYQDFGKALVLLQKELPSVEFLGVLERTLPPGVWLQKAGLSPGKAALSGFAYTENDVVSFGRALSEASVVSSVGFPVTTRVRQESGASVRFSLDCGIRDIMSIAPGRDEPAELGEVASR